The DNA segment TGGCTCATAAGGAAGTTaattcagttaaaaaaaatttgtatGTGATCTCATAGCATCTCCATAACAAACCAGTGTGATTGCTAAACAGACCTGGAGCCATTTTTTGTTATGACTTGATAAATGTCCTGTCATCAGATTATGCCACCAACAAATTACCTCTGCATTCCAGgactcatacatttttttctaccCATTTGTCTGCGTTTGACTTGATAATTATGATTATGCAGGATacagaggaaggtgaaggagaggactGTTCCAAGGACCTGTATGGAAACTTGCCCATGAACAGGAGCCAAGAGAAGCGGCCGGTCACTCACATACCTCTCAAAGATATTGGCCGCAACCTTTCCAACCAAACAGTTACTGTCCGGGCTCGCCTCCACACCAGCCGCGGCAAAGGTACAGTACCCACACTGCCAGTATCCTTGCAGGACCAATAGCATATTGTACATACCTGTGTTATTATCAAAACTGCTTGactaatttatttatatgcCTCATTCCAGGGAAGCAAGTATTTTTTGTTCTCCGAAGCCAAGCCAGCACAGTACAATGTGTACTTTGTGTTGGAGAGAAGGTGTCCAAACAGATGGTCAAGTTTGTCTGCAACATCACCAAAGAGAGCATCATTGATGTAGAGGGCAAGGTCAGTACTGTTGATATGGCTATAAATAAAGAACTGATCAGAAATAGGACTTTGTATTGTTCAGTAAATTTTTATCTGTAATACCATTCTCAGCTCTGCTTCTACTTGCACAGGGCCTTTGACTATAAGTTTTCAgttttataaaaagaaaataatatttacaTGTTGTGTGGATCAGATTGTGGCCACAGACCAGAAGGTGGAGTCCTGCAGCATCCAGGACGTTGAGCTTCACGCCACAAAGGTGTTTGTTGTCTCTGCCTCCTTACCGCGACTTCCACTTCAGGTGAGGCCATTGGTTTTATTGATATTGCTGTCTGATTGGCATAATGTGGATTGACCTAGAACTCATTAATTTTAAACTTTAACACACTGACAATAACATACTTGAATGTGTCATCAGATTGAGGATGCAATGCGACCTGAAGATGATGACCCCGAGGGCCTACAGATTAAGGTCAACCAAGACACAAGGCTGGACAATCGCATCCTTGACCTGCGCACCCCTACCAATCAGGCCATATTCAGGCTGGAGGCTGGAGTCTGCCATCTCTTCAGAGAAGCTCTTAGGGCTCAGAACTTTGTAGAGGTTATGACCCCCAAGCTTATATCTGCTGCCTCAGAGGGTGGTGCAAATGTCTTTGGCATGAGGTATTTTGACAAAGATGCATTTTTGGCACAAAGTCCACAGTTGTACAAGCAGATGGCCATTGCTGGTGACTTTGGCAAAGTCTTCACCATAGGACCCGTCTTCCGTGCAGAGAACTCCAACACGCACCGTCACCTGACAGAGTTTGTGGGGCTGGACTTGGAGATGGCCTTCACCCACCACTACCATGAGGCACTCAACACCATTGGAAACATGTTCACCGAGATTTTCCGAGGCCTGCGTGACAATTATGCAGATGAGATTGCAGCAGTAAACAAGCAGTTCCCAGCAGAGCCCTTCAAGTTTCTGGATCCCCCATTGATTCTTGAGTATAGAGAGGGTGTGGCCATGCTGAAGGAGGCTGGCATTGAGATGGAGGAGACAGAGGACTTGAGCACCCCCAATGAGAAATTCCTTGGGCGGCTGGTGAAGGCAAAGTACGACACAGACTTTTACATCCTGGACAAGTTCCCTCTGGCAGTGAGGCCATTCTATACCATGCCAGACCCCAGTGACCCCAAGTGGAGCAATTCCTATGACATGTTTATGCGTGGAGAAGAGATCCTGTCTGGAGCACAGCGAATACACGATGCAGAGTTCCTAGTGGAGAGAGCCAATGCACACAACATCCCCATTCACACCATCCAGTCCTACATAGATTCCTTCAAGTATGGATGTCCACCCCATGCTGGAGGGGGAATTGGGCTGGAGCGAGTCACCATGCTATACCTTGGCCTGGACAACATCAGGAAGTCATCCATGTTTCCTCGTGATCCCAAGAGGCTCACACCCTAGACTCGTTTGTTCCTCCAGGTTTTTTGAGTTAGTTACTCTGATTTCAATTTAATTTTCTAAGGTACTTATCATAGGTGTGTGAGGACACATTTAGGGAAACTTACATCCTTTTCAATATTTATATCCCTGAATGCTCCTCACATTCAGACCTACCAAGTATTGAGCACTAGTTTATGGTGTAACTCCTTTCAAGAACATCCCAAACTGCTCACATAATGGTAATCAAGACTTAATGGCCTCCATCACCACATGATTGATGAGTAGGTAGACTGGAGTCACCACAATGGGATTTGTGAGCAAAAAACTGTATTAGTCAGTCTGGACATTTCTTATGACAAGCACATTGTTAAATATATGTTGAATGTATTTATACATTTTATAAATTAAGAATGACCTAAACATTTTATGAGGAGGATGGATGAATGAGACATACTGTAAGTGCCTCACAAGATGATTGACACATGCTGGTGTTgacttatctttcttctctgcttTGATTAATTTAATGTGTACAAAATAATTTTTCCTGTGAGAATGAACATCAATTTACCAAACACCGAGCGAGTGCTCAAGTGGCTTCCTACATAAactattttgtttttaaattttGTATTGCATCCTTAACATTCCAATAACAAAAACTGGAAAACTAGCAAAATATACTCTAATTGGTACAGTCATGGTCAGAAGTCCAATAACCAGCCATACTTGGCATTTCATCTCTCCCCTCAATCTCAACTGTTCAGATTTGTTCACATTTCCCCACACAACCTGACAACTGACAGTGAGGGAAAACAGTGGAAGGTGTTGCAGATTATCTGATCACTGACCATGACTACATATCACAGTCCTGTCAAGGTGAGACAGAAGGTTGCAGCTTTGCCTCCTCAAAAGGAATTGACAGTAAGTTGGTAAGCTTGGCAGGGATGCTGCAGCTCAAACTGACGAAACTCAAGGGCGCATTTGTTGCGTTCTTCTAGGTACCCTACCTCATGGTACAACCGAGCCTGTCAGGAGAATCATTATTCCTAGATGACAGA comes from the Scylla paramamosain isolate STU-SP2022 chromosome 28, ASM3559412v1, whole genome shotgun sequence genome and includes:
- the LOC135114772 gene encoding aspartate--tRNA ligase, cytoplasmic-like, which produces MTNENVPSSGDGPSKNALKKAQKAAEKAAKKAEHKAQNAAARGDTEEGEGEDCSKDLYGNLPMNRSQEKRPVTHIPLKDIGRNLSNQTVTVRARLHTSRGKGKQVFFVLRSQASTVQCVLCVGEKVSKQMVKFVCNITKESIIDVEGKIVATDQKVESCSIQDVELHATKVFVVSASLPRLPLQIEDAMRPEDDDPEGLQIKVNQDTRLDNRILDLRTPTNQAIFRLEAGVCHLFREALRAQNFVEVMTPKLISAASEGGANVFGMRYFDKDAFLAQSPQLYKQMAIAGDFGKVFTIGPVFRAENSNTHRHLTEFVGLDLEMAFTHHYHEALNTIGNMFTEIFRGLRDNYADEIAAVNKQFPAEPFKFLDPPLILEYREGVAMLKEAGIEMEETEDLSTPNEKFLGRLVKAKYDTDFYILDKFPLAVRPFYTMPDPSDPKWSNSYDMFMRGEEILSGAQRIHDAEFLVERANAHNIPIHTIQSYIDSFKYGCPPHAGGGIGLERVTMLYLGLDNIRKSSMFPRDPKRLTP